The Pseudomonadota bacterium genome has a segment encoding these proteins:
- a CDS encoding replication-associated recombination protein A has protein sequence MEDIIGQKELFAEGSPFSRMIKTGHISSLILWGPAGVGKTTIARLLAHKTNLVFESISAIFSGVSDLKKIFEQAQVRQKMNSKTAGTLLFVDEIHRFNRAQQDAFLPYIESGVIILVGATTENPSFELNSALLSRLQVFTVTALSKEDLEKLLKRAEKTLNHPLPLTEKARDLFLEMAGGDGRYLLNMAESLSLLPSSQAPLSPEELVKSLQKRALLYDKDREEHYNLISALHKSIRASDPHAALYWLMRMLEGGEDRRFIARRLIRAALEDIGLADPEALALTLNALKTFERLGSPEGDLALSQATLYLALAPKSNKVYEAHKKAQAFVQKTGSLPPPPSLLNAPTRLMKELGYGKGYCYDHDMEEGVSGQNCWPVSMEPSLFYEPTGRGQEKKLQERLCELQSVFENWKKEQKNSS, from the coding sequence ATGGAAGATATTATAGGCCAAAAAGAACTTTTTGCTGAAGGCTCTCCGTTTTCGAGAATGATAAAGACGGGCCACATCTCTTCCCTTATTTTATGGGGGCCTGCGGGTGTTGGAAAAACCACGATTGCACGGCTTTTAGCCCATAAAACAAATCTTGTTTTTGAATCAATTTCAGCCATTTTTTCAGGTGTGTCTGATTTAAAGAAAATTTTTGAGCAGGCACAGGTACGCCAAAAAATGAATTCAAAGACAGCCGGAACCCTTTTATTCGTGGATGAAATTCATCGGTTTAATCGTGCGCAACAGGATGCTTTTTTGCCTTATATTGAAAGTGGTGTGATTATTCTTGTGGGGGCAACGACCGAAAATCCCTCCTTTGAACTCAACAGCGCACTTTTGTCACGACTTCAGGTTTTTACGGTAACTGCTCTTTCAAAAGAAGACCTTGAAAAACTATTAAAACGGGCAGAAAAGACACTTAATCATCCTCTTCCGCTGACCGAAAAAGCCAGAGATCTTTTTTTAGAAATGGCTGGAGGAGATGGCAGATATCTCTTAAATATGGCTGAATCTTTGTCTTTATTACCGTCTTCCCAAGCACCTCTTTCTCCTGAAGAACTTGTAAAAAGCCTTCAAAAAAGAGCTCTTTTATATGATAAAGATCGTGAAGAGCATTATAATCTCATTAGTGCTTTGCATAAATCCATTCGTGCTTCAGATCCCCATGCAGCGCTTTATTGGTTGATGCGTATGTTGGAAGGGGGAGAAGACCGACGTTTTATTGCGCGTAGACTCATCCGTGCGGCTCTTGAGGACATTGGTCTTGCAGATCCAGAAGCTTTGGCACTGACGTTAAATGCCTTAAAAACATTTGAAAGATTAGGATCTCCGGAAGGAGATTTGGCCCTTTCTCAGGCAACACTTTATCTTGCTCTTGCGCCAAAATCGAATAAAGTTTATGAAGCTCATAAAAAAGCACAAGCTTTTGTTCAGAAAACAGGCTCTCTTCCGCCGCCACCTTCTTTGTTAAATGCACCAACAAGGCTTATGAAAGAACTTGGGTACGGAAAAGGGTACTGCTATGATCATGATATGGAAGAGGGGGTTTCCGGGCAAAATTGTTGGCCTGTGTCTATGGAGCCCTCTTTGTTCTATGAGCCAACAGGCCGTGGGCAAGAAAAAAAATTACAGGAGCGTCTTTGTGAGCTTCAATCCGTTTTTGAAAATTGGAAAAAGGAACAAAAAAATAGTTCGTAA